From the genome of Palaemon carinicauda isolate YSFRI2023 chromosome 6, ASM3689809v2, whole genome shotgun sequence, one region includes:
- the LOC137643021 gene encoding uncharacterized protein: protein MEFTITETNKGKKCIIYEGYKFRVDTTLSDGSFSWRCTNGKCKARVKTDCEIGSIVPVQLQHNHENDERKLERQQLRTAVKRKASDDMTARPAKIIRTELCKVTENNLQSGDLKCLAQSIYRERRKQYPVLPKNREEVHQALESMNTTTSKGEEFVLENNPDTGIVILSYTTNLEFLVTSAEEIFIDGTFKSCPKYFYQLYSIHGLCNGHYIPLVYVLLPGKSEEIYRTMWKCLHDICVSKNLQLQPTVIHVDFEFPILTILKETFPDAIIKCCRFHLGQAWWRKIQNLGLSKEYKDKNSDIGQWLKLSYGLHFIDPADIEDCFIEELMSCAPQKEKCTNYADYLVDNYVTPHSMFPPVLWAEVPSNDKRTNNAAESFHAHFNAQFYKAHPTIFIFMDVVKKLQATTYLKIRSTGMPAVPKKVDKEKCEYAITQFAKYKSQDINRRQYLQSMGCSFMARTDLM from the coding sequence ATGGAGTTCACCATTACAGAAACTAACAAGGGAAAGAAATGCATAATCTATGAAGGTTACAAGTTTAGAGTCGACACAACATTAAGTGATGGAAGTTTTTCATGGCGGTGCACAAATGGGAAGTGTAAAGCTCGAGTGAAAACAGACTGTGAAATAGGTAGCATTGTCCCTGTGCAGTTGCAGCACAATCATGAAAATGATGAGAGAAAGCTTGAACGACAACAACTACGTACTGCAGTGAAAAGAAAAGCAAGTGATGACATGACAGCAAGGCCGGCAAAAATAATTAGGACAGAACTTTGTAAAGTTACGGAAAACAATCTGCAGTCTGGTGATCTGAAATGTCTGGCACAATCAATATACCGTGAAAGAAGGAAGCAGTATCCTGTTTTACCTAAAAATCGTGAGGAAGTTCATCAAGCGCTTGAATCTATGAATACCACCACCAGCAAAGGCGAAGAGTTCGTGTTGGAAAATAACCCAGACACAGGCATTGTTATCCTGTCATATACAACAAATCTGGAATTTCTGGTAACTTCTGCAGAGGAGATTTTTATTGACGGGACCTTTAAGAGTTgcccaaaatatttttatcaactgtACTCTATCCATGGCCTATGTAATGGCCACTATATTCCTTTAGTATATGTTCTTTTACCAGGTAAATCGGAGGAGATTTACCGAACCATGTGGAAATGCTTACATGATATTTGTGTATCAAAAAATCTGCAACTGCAACCCACTGTAATACACGTGGATTTTGAATTCCCCATACTCACTATCCTGAAAGAAACTTTTCCAGATGCAATAATCAAATGCTGTAGATTCCATTTAGGGCAGGCGTGGTGGAGGAAAATCCAAAACCTTGGCTTAAGTAAAGAATACAAAGACAAGAACAGTGACATAGGACAGTGGTTAAAGCTATCTTATGGTCTCCATTTCATTGATCCTGCTGATATTGAAGACTGCTTTATTGAGGAACTGATGTCATGCGCACCACAGAAAGAAAAATGTACTAATTATGCAGACTATCTCGTTGATAACTATGTCACACCTCATTCCATGTTTCCACCAGTGCTTTGGGCTGAAGTACCCTCTAACGACAAACGCACAAACAATGCGGCTGAATCCTTTCATGCGCATTTCAACGCACAATTTTACAAAGCTCACCCAACCATCTTCATCTTCATGGATGTAGTCAAGAAGCTCCAAGCAACAACGTACTTGAAAATCAGAAGTACCGGCATGCCAGCTGTCCCAAAGAAAGTGGATAAGGAGAAGTGTGAATATGCCATAACTCAGTTCGCCAAGTACAAGTCGCAGGATATTAACCGACGTCAATATTTACAATCTATGGGTTGCAGTTTCATGGCAAGAACTGATTTGATGTGA